The genomic window TAGGAAACCAAAAGGAATAATGAGGAGAAGGAACAAGGGGTTTGCAAAGGTCATGTATCGGTACCTGGATGTTTTGGAATTTCAAAGTTTGAGATTCTTCGGTCGTTTTACTCCCTCAGAATGACACCATTTGTCATTCCGGGCAAAGCGAGGAATCTCATTTCATGTTAAGGCCAGTCCTTTCGATCATCTCTTTTACACCCTGCAGCATGCTGTCTACCGGCTCTTTTCCCAGATGTCTTCCAAAAATCAGCTCGTCGAGCTGTTTCAATACGGTCTGGATGATCGCTGAAACTTCTTCCGGAAGTTGTTTTTGCGTATCGTATTTCAGGAAGTCCGACGTCGTGACAGATTGTGCCTGCTCATTTGAAATGCCGATAAGCATACCCGCATACGTCCGCAGCGCCTTGTTGATGTTGTGAATCGCATTCCTGCTGATGGCTTCATCGTCGGTATACTGAAATGACGCCAAGGTATTTTCCAACCTCTCCAGGGCAATGCGGGGAGTTTCAACTGCAGGTTTTGGGGCTGCGGGTGACCATCGTCCCGCAAGAGAACGCAAGGTCGTTATCCCTAAAAAAACAAACAAAAGAATACCTGCCCCCATCGGTAAATATCCATGGGAAAAGACGTCTTTCCGGGAATATGACATGGGGCCCTTGATCCCTTCCAATGGCACGTCCACCGCCTTGAGAAGGCTGTTTAGAATGACAGGAATAGACGCAGTCTTTACTTCCTGCGTTTCAATAAGCGTACTCCCGGACTTTGCAGCATCAGATTGCGAAGGCGACTCTTCGTAATACAAAACCGTGAGCTCAGGAATTTCAGCGGCCTTTTTTTTCCCTGTCAATTCATAGAGGGAAAGCGTGTAGGTTATGAGTGTTTTTTCAGTGGTCCCTTCCGCACTTTTCTTTATCTCCCTTTGCAGGACTTCAAAGGGAGAAAAATTCAGTTTTTCAATGCTTTCCCACAACAAGTTTACCTTTTTTTCATGCCGTATGGTAAGGGTATAGGTAATCCGGTCGCCAATGGCAATGACATCCCTATCCACCTTGCCTTCCACATGAATTGGCACCTTTTTAATGGCAACGGGCGCAGAGGTTGCCATGCCCTCCGTCTTATCTACCTCGTTCCGGTACGGAAGGGAAAAGGCCGGGATTGAATAGATACCCGTCTTGACGTCTGAAGGCAAAGAAAGGGCATAGGTAACGACGGCATAGTCATGTTCATTATCAAAGATTTGACGTTCCCCTACGGTTACATTTTCTACCGTAAAGGGAGAAAATGTTATCTTGCCCATCCCTTCCAGATTAACCGTCACTCCCAGCTTCCACATGATCTGAACGGTCAAATGCAATGTCTTCCCTGTAATGAGCCGGTAATCATCAATAAAGGTCCAGATTTCCAGGGGCTGGTCTGTCAGGGCAAACTCCGCTACCTCCACCTCCACCGCCGGCGCTGGTATCTGGGGTTGCTCCTGAGCGTATGCACGCATAAAACTATTTCCCGGGAAAATTGCGCCGATAATGCCCATCCATAGGGCGATCCTGATATATTTCATCTTCTCCTTCTTCCCCCTCTCCTTATACGCCTGTCGAAAAACTCAGAGATTTTTTTTATCCATACTTCCTCATCTTCATCCGTAAATAACGGAATATAATCGATATTTAACTTCTTCAATAACGTCAGGCAAGGCAGAAATCCTTCCTGCGCAGTTGCAATGCCCAGTGGTTTTATCATGCCGGTCTCCATATCTTGCACCGTGAGAAATCCCCTTGCGTAAGGCAAGGCATTCTCTCTTCTGTCTGAAATGATCACGGGGACGATCTCGTGAAAAGAGGAAAGCGTTTTCAGAGATTGCTCGTAATTGTAGGGCGCCAGGAAATCCGACAAGATAAACACGAGGGCTGGCTGGTGTATTTTTTCATGCAAAAAGGTAAACGCCTTGTGAAAATCGGTATGTCTGCCTGCAGGTGTTGCAGGGACAATGCTTTTTGCCCGGATAAACGCCTCTTTCTCGCCGGCTTGTGGCTGGATAAAGTTCTCTACCCTGTCGGTAAAGGTAAGAAAGCCGATTTCATTGCCGGCCTCCGAAGCTGCGTGGACAAGGGTAAAAAGAATGGCTGATTGAACATCTTCTTTTGTGTGGCAAAACGACCCAAACTTCTCCGACCGGCTTTTATCTACCAGAAAGATAATCGTGACCCGTTTATCCACGAATTTCATGCGTACATGAAGCCTCCCCGTCTTTGCCGTCGCTTTCCAGTCGATGGCTCTACAATCATCTCCCGGCTGGTATTGCCGGAGCTCGTCAAGTTCCAGTCCGTGGAGTGCATTCATGTAGCTGGAAAATGATCCTGCAAAGAGGTTTCCAATCAATCGCTGCAGAGTAAGCCGAATCCTTTTCTTCATCTGGCTTATTCCAATATGGGAACCTGATGAAGGATTTTCTCAATAATATCGTCAGCATCGATGCCCTGGGATTCTGCCTCATGAGTAAGAATGATTCTGTGCCGTAAAACAGGATAAGCCATGTCGTGGATATGTTCGGGCAATACCATGTCGTCTCCGTGAATAAAGGCATACACACGGGATGCCCGCGCTAAGGCGATGGTAGCCCTGGGTGAGGCGCCGTACATCACAAGATTTTTTATCGTACCGTTGCCGGCTTCCGGCCTTGTTGCCCTGACTAATCGGGTAATATATTTTATCGTGACTGATGTCCCATGCAATGGCAACCACTCGGAAATCATATGCCGGAAAGAGAGCACCTCCCGGGGGGATAAAACAACCGCCAGTTCTTCTTCACCGTCCCGAATCTGCCTTTCTGTGATTTCTCGTTCGTCTCCGTAGGGCGGATAATGAATTTTCAGTTTGAACATAAATCGGTCAATTTCAGCTTCAGGCAACAGATAGGTACCCGAAATCTCAATCGGATTTTGTGTCGCCAGCACAAGGAAGAGTTTTTCCAGAGGGTAGGTCTCCCGGCCAATCGTTACCTGCCTCTCCTGCATTGCCTCAAGTAAAGCGCTCTGCACCTTTGCCGGTGCGCGGTTAATTTCATCGGCCAGCAGGAGATTGGTAAACACAGGGCCTTTTTGTAACCGGCTTTTTCTTGTTTCCGGGTCCCACATTTCAAACCCGGTGATATCGCCGGGAATAAGATCAGGCGTAAATTGCACCCTTTGGAATTTTGCATCCAATATCCGGGCAACGGTTTTTACCGCAACGGTCTTTCCAAGTCCAGGATACCCTTCCAGCAGGATATGACCATCCGAGAGCAAGGCGACAATGATCCCCTCGATCAATTCTTCCTGGCCGACAATGACCTTTCCCACTTCCCGTTTCATGGTTTCGACCTTTTCTTTTACAAAATTTCTATCCCGTATCACGGTTTTTAACCTAGTCTTCACAGCTCATTATCCCCCCCTCTGAATTTTTATTTCACAGGTTTTTTTCAGCCAACATGCTCCATTGCGCACCCACCTCTAACCGCAGAATTATATATTTTTATTTTTGTGTTTACAAACAAATAATAATTCTTTATTGCCACAACTCAATGCAATTTCAGTAAGATAGCGCATTATGCAGAAAAAAATTTTCACAAAAACAAATCCTGCTTCACGCTTTGGCATTTTATATGCTCTTTTCTCCGGAGCACTCTCGCTTTCCTGATAAATTTGTATTGACAGTAAATTTAAAAAGGTGTATATATTCAAAGTTTCAATTGCAAATATTGAATACCCTATTAATTATCAGTTACTTTTGATAAATCTCTTCATCAGAAAGGGGTTTGAAAATGTCTTTTTCAAAACCAAATGCGTCAGCGGCAACACGTACAAAAAACAGAACACCAAGTGACCGAACGTCTGCAAGTGGCATGTGTTCGGTTTGTGTAGATGACTGTCCGGGTATATGTGAAATTGGAAAATCAGCCTACAGAGCGTCTGAAAATCTGTATCCACAGCCGTTTGGCATAATCACTGCCGGAGCAGATAAAGAATATCCGGTAGATTTTTCACACTTAAATATTATGGGGACAGCCGTCGGAGCCGTGGGAATTGAAGCCGACAGTGACAAGGCAATCTTTGAGAACGTAAACACGGAAACGAGGCTGGGGAACGACAAGGGAATTAAGCTGCGATTGCCGATCATGATACCAGGTCTTGGATCGACGAACGTTGCCAAGACACACTGGGATGGGTTGGCTATCGGTTCTGCCATTTCCGGGACAGGCCTAACGATTGGGGAAAATGTCGGCGGCATGGATGTCAATACCAGATTAGAAAACGGAAAAATAACCCATTGCCCTGATATCGAATACCGGGTAAAGGCCTATCAGGACTGGCAAAAGGACGGATACGGCGTTATCGTAATGCAGGAAAATGTTGAAGACAGCAGATTAGGCGTCCTTGAGTATGGCGTAAACAAATTAGGGGTGCAGGCCGTAGAACTGAAATGGGGGCAAGGCGCCAAGGATATTGGCGGAGAAGTTAAGATTAACTCGCTTGAAAAGGCAAGATTGCTGCGAGACCGTGGTTATATCGTGCTTCCCGACCCCTATGATAATAATACTGTCTCCGTTTTTGGCAAGGCCTTTAAGGAATTTGAAAGACATTCCAGGGTTGGAATGGTCAATGAAGAAGGCTTTGTAAAACGGATTGGAGAATTAAGGAAGGCCGGCGCAAAGTATGTGTTTCTGAAGACGGGTGCCTATCGGCCAGCAGACCTTGCCAGGGCAGTGCGTTACTGTTCCGTCGCCAAGGTTGATGTTTTGACCGTGGATGGGGCTGGCGGTGGCACGGGTATGAGCCCGTGGCATATGATGAACGAGTGGGGGGTACCAACATTATACCTTGCTTCCCTTACCTATAACTACATCCATAAATTAGCTTCTGAAGGCAAGCATGTGCCGGACGTTATTCTTGCCGGCGGATTTGCGTTCGAGGACGACATCTTTAAGGCTATGGCGCTTGGCGCTCCATACGTCAAAGCAGTGGGTATGGCGCGTTCCCCGCTCTGCGCAGCGCATGTTGGAAAGTTAGTTGCCGATCAGATCAAGAAGAACTCCGTTGACAAAACGATAGAGCCCTATGGCAAGACGATGGATGAAATTTTCGTGCTGGCGACCAGAGTGAAGAGGCTATTCAATTCGGACGGACGGGAAGTGCCTCCAGGGGCAATTGGGGTGTATTCATACTACCAGCGGTTATCTCAGGGGTTGCGACAGTTAATGTGCGGTTCGAGAAAATTTGGACTGGAGCATTTAACACGAAACGATGTCGTCACCCTGACTCGCGAAGCAGCAGAAGTAACCGGCTTAAGATACATCATGGACGCTGACAGTGAATTGGCAGAACAGATACTGGCGGGAAAAGAAAAAGCTAACGCTAAAGTGGCAGTAAAGACAAAGCCCAGGGCAACCCCAAAACCTGCGGCAAAGGCAAAAGGCAAGATAAAGAAGAAGAAATAGCGACACGTATTCTGATTTCTTTCGTCAAACGACGGCTAGTAAAAAGGGAATACCATGACAGGGTTTTCTCCTATCCGGAAGATAGAAGAAAACCCTTTTTGTTTATTCGCACAGGGAGCGCTATTATTATGAAGAATGGATGTCTGTCAGGTCTCTTTTCGTTTGTATTCCTGATAACCCAATCTTTTTGTCTTGGGCAGGACAGAGAATCCCATGGCAGATTTCTGGTAAGGGAATATCTGAAAAGCGATACCGAGGCTGAAAGAGAGACCATACTGAAGAAACTGAATGCATTACCAGCTACTTTTGATGAAGTTAAAGAATGGCTGAAACTTTCTGACGAATATCCGCCCCAACAGCCAGGTTTACACCGGGAATTTGCCCCAGTTGGCGAAAGAAAGGGTGAATATTTTATCTCTGTCCCGTCTTCTTATACACCGGATCGGTCATGGCCTATGATAATAGCATTGCATGGAGTTGGTGGCAATGGTTATGAAATGGCAATGAAATGGTTAAAGTCAACGACACATTATAATGAATTTATTATTGCAGCGCCTACCTACGGATCAGGATTATGGTGGAAAGAAGAGCCGGAAAAACTGGTACTTTCCGTACTGGACAAGGTAAAACGGAGTTACCGTATCGATACCAACAGGATTTACCTCACGGGGTTTTCAAGCGGTGGGCACGGGGTGTGGTATTTCGGAATCCGTTATCCCTGGCTTTTTGCTGCGATAAACCCCATTGCCGGTGAGTGTCCGCTCCCCTCTTTCCTGGTAAACCTGAAAAATGTACCTGTCTTTATCGTTCATGGTCTAAAAGATACCGTTATTCCGGTTGAGGCGGGAAGGGATGCGGGTTCCAGGCTGGAAAGACTTCATTATAATGTTCTCTGTCAGGAATTGCCGGAGCTCAAACATCAGTTTCCTGCAGAGGCGGCCGGAAAGGTGCTTGAATGGTTTCGCATGAATAAGAGGATGCCTTATCCGAAAGAAATACGATTTTCCACCGAATCATTGAAATATTCGTTTGCGTACTGGATTGAAATAACGGAATTCTCCGAGCTCATAGGACAAGTTCTGGGAGTTTACAAAGATATTTCTGGCAAACTGATAAGACCTGAAGGGGCATCGGAGACGGCAAAAATTGAAGGGGTTGTGCAAAAAAAGGATAACGAGATTTTCTTAACTACCCACGGAATAAAGGCGCTGCGTCTTTACCTGGAAGACGGTTTCGTGGATATGGAAAGCCCCCTTCGCGTATATATCAATGGCAAATTAGTATCGTTTGAAAAGGTGGAAAAGGATATACGAGGCATGCTTGATGCTGCAAGAAAGAGGAACGACCGCGAGGCCTTGTGTTCCGCTTATGTGGATATAAAAATTCCCCTGGATTAGCACCATTTAAACCGGGGATATCAGTCACTACCTGGCGTATTTCCGCTATAAGCGGGTAAAAACAGGCATTCCGTCACGGAATAACCTTGGTAATACCGGTTCAAATGCATTCCGTTCTGATCCGCGGCCTTTAATTCATTGACACATTTTTCAAAAATCGTTATAGTTATAAAAAAATAAATAAGCCTTGTCTTCGTCTCTTATTAACTGCCACATTCGTTTTTGCCGACTACCAAGTTTATCGCACGTTTTAAAGAGGCTTATTCATTTTTTACGAAAGGTTTACCATGATCTCGATAGAGGATTTTTTAAAGATAGACCTGCGGGTAGCTGAAGTAAGGCACGCAGAGCCTCACCCAAACGCGGACAAACTCCTGATACTGAAGATTGATGCGGGTGACGGAATGGAAGGCAGGCAGATCGTTGCCGGAATAAGAGGCGCTTACCAGCCGGAAGACCTGATTGGAAAGAAAATCGTTATTGTAAACAATCTGACGCCTGCAACCCTGCGGGGCGTGGAAAGTCAGGGGATGTTGCTGGCGGCAAAGGACGGGAACCAGGTGGTAATCCTTACCACGGAAAAGGATATAAAGCCAGGCTCAAAAATACAATAAAAAACTGAGTTATTATATTGTTCGGTTGCAGAAAATGGCAAAAAATCCCCATGCTGCAAGAGTTATACATAGCGAATTTTGTACTAATTGATAAAGTTACCATCACCCTTTGCGAACAACTGAATGTATTCAGCGGGGCAACGGGTGTCGGAAAATCAATGGTGATCGGGGCGCTCAACTTTATTCTTGGCGGGCGAGCAACCGCAGATCTTGTGCGAAGTGGCAAAGAGGAGGCAACCGTCATAGGGAAATTTTTCATTACCGATAAAAGTCTCCTGCAGCGGATTAAAAAGGCATCAGATAACAACTCCCTGGAAGAAGAACTCTTACTCCAAAGGAGTATCGATACAAACGGACGGAGCAGATGCCGCCTCAACGACGTTCCTATCACGGTAACCATGTTGAAAGAGATTGGAGAGATATTGGTCAACATCCATGGCCAGCACGAACATGAAACCTTGCTGCATGGCATGAACCAACTATATATCCTGGATGATTTTGGAGGGATTTCTCCGCTGCGCGAACACTTTGCAGACGTCTATCAGCAGTTCACGGAAAAGACCACCCTGCGGGATACCTTAACAAGCAACCAACAGGACCGAAGGCAAAAGATCGACCTGTATGCCTTCCAGATCGATGAGATTGACAAGGCACAACTCAAGGCCGGTGAGGCAGAGGAACTTGAAAGGGAAAGGACGCTCTTAGGTAACGCCGAAAAAATTTACAGTACGGTCTCCTCATGCTATTCCCAGCTTTATGAGTCTTCCGATGCTATTCTGGAAAGGTTGAAATCTCTGAGGCGTGAATTGCAATCGGTTGCAAAACTTGACGACGCCCTGCAAAAGATATTCGATGACTCCGCTCAATCGGAGTATCAGATGGAAGACACCGCTTTTTCTTTAGGGAAATACCGGGACGGCTTTAACTATGACCCGCAACGGCTGGAATATATTGAAGGACGTTTAGGCACCATCAAAAAGTTAAAATCCAAGTACGGGAATACGGTTGAAGAAATCCTGTCGTACCGTGATGAGGTATCGGGAAAACTGAAAAGTCTTTCTGAGGAAGGAACTACTGCCGGGCATCTGGATGATGAGATACAAAAACTAACGACCGCTTTGAGACAGAAAGGCAGTGAATTAACCAAAAAACGCCTCTCCACGGCAGAACAATTGACGCCTCTTATTAATAAAGAGCTTCACGACCTTGGTATCCCTCACGGCCGGTTTTCTGTTCAGATCACCTCGCCTTTTTTACATAATCATGGCGATCCGCAGATTTCCGATGCAAAGAGACATGGTTTCGACCAGGTGGATTTTCTTATCTCACCCAATCCCGGCGAAGATTTAAAGCTGCTAAAAAAGATTGCCTCGGGCGGTGAAATCTCACGAGTCATGCTGGCACTAAAGCACCAACTGGCCAAGGCAGACAAGACGCCAGTCCTGGTTTTTGACGAGATTGACGCAAATATTGGAGGCAGAATGGGAGAGGTAATTGGGGAAAAGCTGAGCAGTATTGCAAGATCGCACCAGGTGATCTGCATTACCCATCTTCCTCAGATTGCCAGCTATGCAGACGGACAATGGAAGGTTCATAAAGTGGTAAAAAATGGCAAGACCTATTCAACCATAGAGAACCTATCGGGCGAATCCCGGCTTGAAGAAATTGCCGACATGATCCGCGGAAGTGAAAAAACGGACATTACCCGAAAACAGGCGCAGGAAATGTTGCGTGATGCAAAGAGAAAGGTGAAAAGCAAGGGATAATGGCAGAACGTCTGCAAAAAATACTGGCAGAGGCGGGATTAGGCTCTCGCCGTGAATGTGAAAGGATTATCGTGGCGGGGAAAGTGACCGTTGATGGAGAACGCGTCACAACCTTAGGCACAACGGTCGATGCAGACAAAAGCGAGATACGCTGCAATGGTACCTTGATCCGAAAGCAGCGAAAGATCTATTTTTTGCTGAATAAACCGAAGGGTTACGTGTGTACAAACCGTGACGAACTGGAACGATTAAAGGCAATTGATATCATAAAAAACGTGACCCAGAGGATATATACCATTGGCAGACTGGACAAAGAGAGCGAAGGACTGATTGTTGTGACCAATGACGGTGATCTTGCAAACAAATTGTCTCACCCAAAGTATGAAGTGAGTAAAACCTATTTTGTCGAGGTGGATGGTTACCTGTCGGATGCGGCAATTGAGGCCCTGGAGTCCGGTATTTGGCTTTCCTTTGGCAAGACACAACCCGTACGGGTTCGTAATGTACGCAGGGGCAGGCAAAGAAGCAGGTTTGAGATGGTATTGAAGGAAGGTAAAAACCGGGAGATACGCCGTATGCTCGTTGATTGTAATTACAAGGTGCGCATCCTGCGTCGGATAAAAATTGGCAATTTATATGATCCGAGCTTAAAAATCGGTAAATATCGCAAGGTAACGGACAACGAACTGGCGCGGCTGCATGCGCTGGCCGAAAGAGGATCCGCGCGCCGGGCAACCATTCAAGAATCTTTGTCGCACCCAAAAGGATAAAACCATTCTTTTCATCCCCCACCTCCGGGAGAAGAGAAACAATATAAACAACCTTTCTTCCTTTTTTAACAGGAACGGTGAGAGATGATAAGGGAAATGTCGATGAAAAAGATGACGCAGCTACAACTGGCCAGGCAAAATATCATTACCCGGGAAATGAAGCAGGTTGCAACGGACGAATGCCTTGAACCCGAATATATCAGGGAACGCATTGCCGAGGGTAAGATTGTCATTCCCGCAAACCATAAGCGCACGGCCACAAGGGTCTGCGGTATTGGCACAGGGCTTAAAACCAAGGTCAATGCCAATATCGGAACTTCAGCCGATTATGCCGATATTGCAAACGAACTGGAAAAGTTGCAGGCGCTGGAAGAGGCAGGCGCTGATGCCGTAATGGATCTGAGCACCGGCGGTGATCTTCGTGCAATACGGAAAAAGATTGTCGGTTCAACGTCAATTGCCGTAGGAAGCGTCCCCATCTATGAAGCCGCCGTCAAGGCCGTCCAACAGAAACATTCCATTGTTGATATGACGGCAACGGACATGCTTGAAGCAGTACGGTTGCACTGTGAGGACGGCGTTGATTTTATTACCGTGCATTGTGGCGCCACAAGGGGGGTGCTCAAACATCTCAAAGAAAACAAACGTATTTGTGGCGTGGTAAGCCGGGGAGGGACGTTCCTCGTGGAATGGATGATCCACAACGGACGGGAGAATCCCCTGTATGAACACTATGACGAGATACTGGCTATAGCGCAGGAATATGACGTGACCCTGAGCCTGGGGGACGCCATGCGACCGGGGGCGCTTGCGGATGCATTTGATCGCGCACAGGTGTATGAGTTAAACGTACTCGCTGAACTTGCCCAACGGGCGCTGGA from Candidatus Brocadia sp. includes these protein-coding regions:
- a CDS encoding DUF58 domain-containing protein, giving the protein MKKRIRLTLQRLIGNLFAGSFSSYMNALHGLELDELRQYQPGDDCRAIDWKATAKTGRLHVRMKFVDKRVTIIFLVDKSRSEKFGSFCHTKEDVQSAILFTLVHAASEAGNEIGFLTFTDRVENFIQPQAGEKEAFIRAKSIVPATPAGRHTDFHKAFTFLHEKIHQPALVFILSDFLAPYNYEQSLKTLSSFHEIVPVIISDRRENALPYARGFLTVQDMETGMIKPLGIATAQEGFLPCLTLLKKLNIDYIPLFTDEDEEVWIKKISEFFDRRIRRGGRRRR
- a CDS encoding MoxR family ATPase, whose protein sequence is MKTRLKTVIRDRNFVKEKVETMKREVGKVIVGQEELIEGIIVALLSDGHILLEGYPGLGKTVAVKTVARILDAKFQRVQFTPDLIPGDITGFEMWDPETRKSRLQKGPVFTNLLLADEINRAPAKVQSALLEAMQERQVTIGRETYPLEKLFLVLATQNPIEISGTYLLPEAEIDRFMFKLKIHYPPYGDEREITERQIRDGEEELAVVLSPREVLSFRHMISEWLPLHGTSVTIKYITRLVRATRPEAGNGTIKNLVMYGASPRATIALARASRVYAFIHGDDMVLPEHIHDMAYPVLRHRIILTHEAESQGIDADDIIEKILHQVPILE
- the metG gene encoding methionine--tRNA ligase subunit beta, encoding MISIEDFLKIDLRVAEVRHAEPHPNADKLLILKIDAGDGMEGRQIVAGIRGAYQPEDLIGKKIVIVNNLTPATLRGVESQGMLLAAKDGNQVVILTTEKDIKPGSKIQ
- the thiC gene encoding phosphomethylpyrimidine synthase ThiC; translated protein: MIREMSMKKMTQLQLARQNIITREMKQVATDECLEPEYIRERIAEGKIVIPANHKRTATRVCGIGTGLKTKVNANIGTSADYADIANELEKLQALEEAGADAVMDLSTGGDLRAIRKKIVGSTSIAVGSVPIYEAAVKAVQQKHSIVDMTATDMLEAVRLHCEDGVDFITVHCGATRGVLKHLKENKRICGVVSRGGTFLVEWMIHNGRENPLYEHYDEILAIAQEYDVTLSLGDAMRPGALADAFDRAQVYELNVLAELAQRALDAGVQVMVEGPGHVPLSQVTAQVQLQKELCKGVPFYVLGPIVTDVAPGYDHITSAIGGAIAAAAGADFLCYVTPTEHLSLPGPADVRSGVMAARIAAHAADIAKGIKSAWEWDKKMSQFRRKRNWEGQFSTCIDPAVARSIRAKGKPQNEEVCSMCAEYCVFKLSDKV
- the recN gene encoding DNA repair protein RecN, coding for MLQELYIANFVLIDKVTITLCEQLNVFSGATGVGKSMVIGALNFILGGRATADLVRSGKEEATVIGKFFITDKSLLQRIKKASDNNSLEEELLLQRSIDTNGRSRCRLNDVPITVTMLKEIGEILVNIHGQHEHETLLHGMNQLYILDDFGGISPLREHFADVYQQFTEKTTLRDTLTSNQQDRRQKIDLYAFQIDEIDKAQLKAGEAEELERERTLLGNAEKIYSTVSSCYSQLYESSDAILERLKSLRRELQSVAKLDDALQKIFDDSAQSEYQMEDTAFSLGKYRDGFNYDPQRLEYIEGRLGTIKKLKSKYGNTVEEILSYRDEVSGKLKSLSEEGTTAGHLDDEIQKLTTALRQKGSELTKKRLSTAEQLTPLINKELHDLGIPHGRFSVQITSPFLHNHGDPQISDAKRHGFDQVDFLISPNPGEDLKLLKKIASGGEISRVMLALKHQLAKADKTPVLVFDEIDANIGGRMGEVIGEKLSSIARSHQVICITHLPQIASYADGQWKVHKVVKNGKTYSTIENLSGESRLEEIADMIRGSEKTDITRKQAQEMLRDAKRKVKSKG
- a CDS encoding rRNA pseudouridine synthase, whose product is MAERLQKILAEAGLGSRRECERIIVAGKVTVDGERVTTLGTTVDADKSEIRCNGTLIRKQRKIYFLLNKPKGYVCTNRDELERLKAIDIIKNVTQRIYTIGRLDKESEGLIVVTNDGDLANKLSHPKYEVSKTYFVEVDGYLSDAAIEALESGIWLSFGKTQPVRVRNVRRGRQRSRFEMVLKEGKNREIRRMLVDCNYKVRILRRIKIGNLYDPSLKIGKYRKVTDNELARLHALAERGSARRATIQESLSHPKG
- a CDS encoding FMN-binding glutamate synthase family protein, which produces MSFSKPNASAATRTKNRTPSDRTSASGMCSVCVDDCPGICEIGKSAYRASENLYPQPFGIITAGADKEYPVDFSHLNIMGTAVGAVGIEADSDKAIFENVNTETRLGNDKGIKLRLPIMIPGLGSTNVAKTHWDGLAIGSAISGTGLTIGENVGGMDVNTRLENGKITHCPDIEYRVKAYQDWQKDGYGVIVMQENVEDSRLGVLEYGVNKLGVQAVELKWGQGAKDIGGEVKINSLEKARLLRDRGYIVLPDPYDNNTVSVFGKAFKEFERHSRVGMVNEEGFVKRIGELRKAGAKYVFLKTGAYRPADLARAVRYCSVAKVDVLTVDGAGGGTGMSPWHMMNEWGVPTLYLASLTYNYIHKLASEGKHVPDVILAGGFAFEDDIFKAMALGAPYVKAVGMARSPLCAAHVGKLVADQIKKNSVDKTIEPYGKTMDEIFVLATRVKRLFNSDGREVPPGAIGVYSYYQRLSQGLRQLMCGSRKFGLEHLTRNDVVTLTREAAEVTGLRYIMDADSELAEQILAGKEKANAKVAVKTKPRATPKPAAKAKGKIKKKK